Genomic segment of Candidatus Edwardsbacteria bacterium:
GATTTCCGGCGAGCATGATAAGGTGGTGAAATCCATCAGGAAAGTCATACCGACCTTCAGGGATGCAGAAAATGCGGGATGAAATATACTCAAACCGGCCCCGGCGGGAAACCATGCTGCCCTTCTCCCCGCCCGATATCGGGCAGGAGGAGATAGATGAGGTGGTCGATTCACTGCGCTCCGGGTGGATAACCACCGGGCCCAAGATCGCCAGGTTTGAACAGGCGCTGGGGGGGTACCTGGGGTGTGAAAATGTCATAGCTTTGAACTCCGCCACCGCCGGACTGTTTCTGTGCCTCAAGGTACTGGGCATCGGCCCGGGCGATGAAGTAATAACCACCCCCTACACTTTTGCCGCCACCGTCAATGTCATTCTGCATGCCGGAGCGGTCCCGGTGCTGGCGGATGTCTGCCGGGATGATTTTAATATCGATCCGGCACAGATCGAAAGGGCCGTGACCCCAAAAACCAGGGCAGTGATCCCGGTGCATTTCGCCGGACGAAGCTGCGATATGGATGCCATCGGCGCCATCGCCAAAAGGCATGATCTGGCTGTCATCGAGGATGCCGCCCACGCTATCGGTGCGGAATACCAGGGCCAGAAGATAGGTTCCATCAGTCGCTTCACCGTTTTCAGTTTTCATGCTGTGAAAAATGTCACCACCGGCGAGGGAGGGGCCATAACAACCAATGACAGCGGAATGGCCGACCGGCTCCGAACCATGGCCCTTCACGGGATGAACAAGGATGCCTGGAAAAGATTCGCCCCCGGCGGTAAGTGGCAGTATGATATCGTTACTCCGGGCTATAAATATAACATGATGGACCTCCAGGCGGCCCTGGGTATCCACCAGTTGCGCAAATTAGATGGTAATTTGATCAAGCGGAAAAATATTGTTGACCAATACCGCAATGGGCTGTCCGGAATTTCGCAGATCGCGCTGCCCGGGGATTCCGCCGACGGCCGCCATTGCTGGCACCTTTTCCCGCTGCTGATAGATTTCGCCAAATTGAAGATTGGTCGGGACCGGTTCATCGAACTGCTGCTACAGGAGAACATCAGCTCCAATGTGCATTATCTGCCGGTGCATTTGTTTTCCTATTACCAGGAGCAGATGGGGTTCAAGCCGGGAGATTTCCCGGTGGCGGAAGATCTGTCGGCCAGAGAGATCACCCTGCCGCTGTACACCCGATTGACGCCGGACGATGTGGACGATGTCATATTTGCGGTGAGAAAAATAATTTCCAACAACATAAAATAAAAGGTGCTTAAATGAGCGACTATTTTGTGCACGAGAGCGCATACGTCGACCAGCCGGCAGAGATCGGCAACGGGACCAAGATATGGCATTTCAGCCATGTATCCAAAGGAGCCAAAATCGGGCAGAACTGCTCACTGGGTCAGAACGTCTACGTAGGCAGTCGGGTGGAGATCGGCCATAACTGCAAGATACAGAACAATGTCTCGATCTACGACCTGGTGACCCTGGAGGACAACGTCTTCTGCGGGCCTTCCATGGTCTTTACCAATGATATGAACCCCCGGGCGGCCTTTCCCAAGGGCGGCAAATGGATCCCCACCCTGGTCAAAACCGGGGCCAGCCTGGGCGCCAACTGCACCATAGTCTGCGGCTACACCATAGGGAAACACGCCTTTGTGGCGGCCGGCTCGGTGGCCCGCTTCGATGTCCCCGATTACGCTATCGTGGCCGGGGTGCCGGCCAGGATCATCGGCTGGATGTGCGAGTGCGGTGGCCGGCTGGATTTCAGCAAAGCGGCCGAGTGTGCCTGCGGACCCTGCCAGAGAAAGTATCAGAAAAAATGCGATAATTTGGTGGAAAAAATACAATGACTGATCTGGATAACATCGACTCCCGATTGCTGGAAAAATTTGATCCGGCCGGCATGGGAAAGATAATCGCGGACTTTCCCTCGCAGTGCCGCCAGGCCGTCGAGATCGCCCGGAAAGCGGATGTCAAACTGCCCAGGACCGCCTATCGGAATATCGTGATCTGCGGGATGGGCGGCTCGGCCATCGCCGGGGATATTCTGGCTTCCTGCCTGGCAGACGTGATACCCTCGGCGATCTTTGTCCAGCGCAACTACGGTTTGCCGGGATGGGTGGGAACGGACGACCTGGTGATCGCCAGCAGCTATTCCGGGGAGACCGAGGAGACATTGTCTGATTTCGAGGAAGCCCTAAAAAGAAAATCCACCGTGGCGGCCATAACCTCCGGGGGAAAATTAAAGGAAAGGTGCCTATCTCTGGGTCTCCCATTCATAACCATACCCGGTGGATTGCCGCCCAGGGGTGCATTGGGATATTCATTTTTCGCCCTGCTGGGGTTATTCATATCAAGCGACCTGATATCCAATCAGGAAGAGGGGTTGAACGAGACATTGGATATCCTGGGAAAATTATCCGGCGACTATTCTGCCGACAAACCAGGCAAGGAGAATAAAGCCAAGCAGATCGCCTCGGATATTTACGGCTTTTTGCCGGTGGTTTACGCCTCCTCCGACCTGCTGGCTCCGGTGGCCAGGCGCTGGGCCAACCAGCTGAACGAGAATGCCAAAATACTTTCCTATTGGGCGGTGATGCCGGAATTGTGCCATAACGAGATCGTGGGCTGGGAAAAACTACCGGATCTCAGGGCGAAGGCCAAGATATTCCTCCTGCAGGATTCAGGCGATCACCCCAGGAACAGCTTGCGTTTTGATGTGCTACAGGATATAATTACCACTGAATCGGCCGGGATCATAAAAATTCAAAGCACCGGAATATCGAAATTAGCCCGTATGTTCTCCCTGCTGTACCTGGCTGATTTCATCAGCTATTATCTGGCCTTGCTTAACCAGGTGGATCCCATGCCGGTAAAGAGGATCGACCGCTTAAAATCGGTTCTTAAGGAAAGAAAATGAAAGTTATAATTCCGGTGGCCGGGGCCGGGACCCGTTTGCGGCCCCACACCCATTCCACGCCCAAGGTACTGATCTCGGTGGCGGGAAAGCCGATGATCGGCCATATCCTTGACCAGTTGGTAGGCTTGCCGATAGACCAGATCGTGATGGTGGTCGGCCAGATGGGCGATAAGATAAAAGAGTATGTGGACGGCCATTATAAATTCAAAGTAAAATACATCGTTCAGGAGGAGGCCAAAGGCCTGGCCGACGCCATTTATCTGACCAGGGATGTGGTAAAAAAAGACGATGCCCTGATAATCCTGGGCGACACCATATTCAGCACCGATTTTAAAAAACTGCTGTCCAAAAAAAGCAGCCAGATAGGGGTCAAGGAGGTCAGCGATCCCCGGCGCTTCGGAGTGGTGGAACATCTCCAGGGAAAGATCACCCGGCTAGTGGAAAAACCGGAACATCCCCAGAGCAACCTGGCCATCGTCGGCATCTACCTGATGAAAGACATGCCGAAGCTGTATAGCGCCATCGGCACCCTGATCGATAAAAAAATCAAGACCAAGGGCGAATATCAACTGACAGATGCTTTGCAAGTGCTGATCGACCGGGGCCAGACCATGGAGACCTTTACCGTCGACGGCTGGTACGATTGCGGCAAGCCCGAGACCCTGTTGGATACCAACCGGCAGTTGCTTGATCTGCATTCTCGGAAATCCGGTAAAAAGAAAATAAAAGGGGTGGTGATCAATAACCCGGTATCCATAGACCCTTCCGCCCGGATCGAAAAATCGGTGATCGGGCCCTATGTGTCAGTGGCCGCCGGGAGTCATGTAAAAAACGCCATAATCAGCGATACTATCATCGGCAAGAATGCATATCTGGAATCGATTATGCTTCAAAAATCCATCATAGGGGACAATGCCGTGGTCAAGGGCAAACAGCGGAAACTGAGCGTGGGAGACGGCTCCGAAGTTGACCTATCATAAACAAATATAAATCATAAAATTCAAGGAGTGGAAAATGGCGGAGAGACACCTTTTGACTTCCGAGTCGGTGACCGAAGGACATCCCGATAAGATGTGCGATCAGGTATCGGATGCGATACTGGACGCCATCCTGGATCAGGATATAAACGGCCGGGTGGCCTGCGAGACCCTGGTGACCACCGGGATGGTGCTGGTGGCGGGGGAGATATC
This window contains:
- a CDS encoding DegT/DnrJ/EryC1/StrS family aminotransferase, whose amino-acid sequence is MLPFSPPDIGQEEIDEVVDSLRSGWITTGPKIARFEQALGGYLGCENVIALNSATAGLFLCLKVLGIGPGDEVITTPYTFAATVNVILHAGAVPVLADVCRDDFNIDPAQIERAVTPKTRAVIPVHFAGRSCDMDAIGAIAKRHDLAVIEDAAHAIGAEYQGQKIGSISRFTVFSFHAVKNVTTGEGGAITTNDSGMADRLRTMALHGMNKDAWKRFAPGGKWQYDIVTPGYKYNMMDLQAALGIHQLRKLDGNLIKRKNIVDQYRNGLSGISQIALPGDSADGRHCWHLFPLLIDFAKLKIGRDRFIELLLQENISSNVHYLPVHLFSYYQEQMGFKPGDFPVAEDLSAREITLPLYTRLTPDDVDDVIFAVRKIISNNIK
- a CDS encoding N-acetyltransferase gives rise to the protein MSDYFVHESAYVDQPAEIGNGTKIWHFSHVSKGAKIGQNCSLGQNVYVGSRVEIGHNCKIQNNVSIYDLVTLEDNVFCGPSMVFTNDMNPRAAFPKGGKWIPTLVKTGASLGANCTIVCGYTIGKHAFVAAGSVARFDVPDYAIVAGVPARIIGWMCECGGRLDFSKAAECACGPCQRKYQKKCDNLVEKIQ
- a CDS encoding NTP transferase domain-containing protein codes for the protein MKVIIPVAGAGTRLRPHTHSTPKVLISVAGKPMIGHILDQLVGLPIDQIVMVVGQMGDKIKEYVDGHYKFKVKYIVQEEAKGLADAIYLTRDVVKKDDALIILGDTIFSTDFKKLLSKKSSQIGVKEVSDPRRFGVVEHLQGKITRLVEKPEHPQSNLAIVGIYLMKDMPKLYSAIGTLIDKKIKTKGEYQLTDALQVLIDRGQTMETFTVDGWYDCGKPETLLDTNRQLLDLHSRKSGKKKIKGVVINNPVSIDPSARIEKSVIGPYVSVAAGSHVKNAIISDTIIGKNAYLESIMLQKSIIGDNAVVKGKQRKLSVGDGSEVDLS
- a CDS encoding bifunctional phosphoglucose/phosphomannose isomerase; translated protein: MTDLDNIDSRLLEKFDPAGMGKIIADFPSQCRQAVEIARKADVKLPRTAYRNIVICGMGGSAIAGDILASCLADVIPSAIFVQRNYGLPGWVGTDDLVIASSYSGETEETLSDFEEALKRKSTVAAITSGGKLKERCLSLGLPFITIPGGLPPRGALGYSFFALLGLFISSDLISNQEEGLNETLDILGKLSGDYSADKPGKENKAKQIASDIYGFLPVVYASSDLLAPVARRWANQLNENAKILSYWAVMPELCHNEIVGWEKLPDLRAKAKIFLLQDSGDHPRNSLRFDVLQDIITTESAGIIKIQSTGISKLARMFSLLYLADFISYYLALLNQVDPMPVKRIDRLKSVLKERK